Proteins found in one Pseudomonas mosselii genomic segment:
- a CDS encoding response regulator transcription factor has product MTPKRVLIVEDDADGASILEAYLKRDGFEVDIAEDGARGLALFRQRTPAIVLLDMMLPKISGPELLTEIRRSADTPVIMVTAIGDEPDKIGALRYGADDYVVKPCNPKEVVARVHAVLRRYGTPADNRQRLECQGVWVDAERFVAGVRTRDGEEQVLDLTRSELLLLAALLRTPTKAFSREELLELCMPESDALVRIIDTHVHNLRRKLEALGISGVLVTVRSVGYRFR; this is encoded by the coding sequence ATGACCCCCAAGCGCGTATTGATCGTCGAGGACGACGCCGATGGTGCAAGCATCCTGGAGGCCTACCTGAAGCGCGACGGTTTCGAGGTGGACATCGCCGAGGACGGCGCCCGCGGGCTTGCCCTGTTCCGTCAGCGCACGCCGGCGATCGTGCTGCTGGACATGATGCTGCCAAAAATCTCCGGCCCGGAGCTGCTGACCGAGATCCGCCGCAGCGCCGACACCCCGGTGATCATGGTCACCGCCATCGGCGACGAGCCGGACAAGATCGGCGCCCTGCGCTACGGCGCCGACGACTACGTGGTCAAGCCTTGCAACCCCAAGGAGGTGGTGGCCCGGGTACACGCGGTGCTGCGCCGCTACGGCACGCCGGCAGACAATCGCCAGCGCCTCGAGTGTCAGGGCGTCTGGGTCGACGCCGAGCGCTTCGTGGCCGGAGTACGGACCCGCGATGGCGAGGAGCAGGTGCTCGACCTGACCCGTTCGGAACTGCTTCTGCTCGCCGCGCTGCTGCGCACACCGACCAAGGCCTTCAGCCGCGAGGAACTGCTTGAGCTGTGCATGCCCGAGAGCGATGCGCTGGTGCGCATCATCGACACCCACGTGCACAACCTGCGGCGCAAGCTCGAAGCCCTGGGCATCAGCGGCGTGCTGGTGACCGTGCGCTCCGTTGGCTACCGGTTCCGCTGA
- a CDS encoding Zn-dependent hydrolase, translating to MTTLAKEVLQSSKQHIDSARLWQSLMDLAHLGATAKGGVCRLALTDLDRQARDLFVQWCEAAGCTVSIDAVGNIFARRPGRNAKLPPVMTGSHIDTQPTGGKFDGCFGVMAGLEVIRTLNDLGVETEAPLEVVVWTNEEGSRFAPCMMGSGVFANKFTLEETLAKRDAQGVSVGEALNAIGYAGSRVVTGHPVGAYFEAHIEQGPILEDQRKTIGVVLGALGQKWFDLTLRGVEAHAGPTPMHLRKDALVGAAAVVEAVNRTALAHQPHACGTVGCLQAYPGSRNVIPGEVRMTLDFRHLEGEQLDAMIAEVRQVIEATTAKHGLSYELVPTADFPALYFDKGCVEAVRDSARNLGLAHMDIVSGAGHDAIFLAELGPAGMIFVPCEGGISHNEIENAAPGDLAAGCAVLLRAMLAASEAIAGGRLAA from the coding sequence ATGACCACCCTCGCCAAGGAAGTTCTGCAATCGAGCAAGCAGCACATCGACAGCGCCCGCCTGTGGCAGTCACTGATGGACCTCGCCCACCTCGGCGCCACGGCCAAGGGCGGCGTCTGCCGCCTGGCGCTGACCGACCTCGACCGCCAGGCCCGCGACCTGTTCGTGCAGTGGTGCGAGGCGGCCGGCTGCACGGTGAGCATCGATGCGGTCGGCAACATCTTCGCCCGCCGCCCCGGGCGCAACGCCAAGCTGCCGCCGGTGATGACCGGCAGCCATATCGATACCCAGCCCACCGGCGGCAAGTTCGACGGCTGCTTTGGCGTGATGGCCGGGCTGGAGGTGATCCGCACCCTCAACGACCTGGGCGTGGAGACCGAGGCGCCGCTGGAGGTGGTGGTGTGGACCAACGAGGAAGGCTCGCGCTTCGCCCCGTGCATGATGGGTTCGGGGGTGTTCGCCAACAAGTTCACCCTCGAAGAGACCTTGGCCAAGCGCGACGCCCAGGGCGTGAGCGTCGGCGAGGCACTGAACGCCATCGGCTACGCCGGCAGCCGCGTCGTGACCGGCCACCCGGTGGGCGCCTATTTCGAGGCGCACATCGAACAGGGCCCGATCCTCGAGGACCAGCGCAAGACCATCGGCGTGGTGCTCGGCGCCCTTGGCCAGAAATGGTTCGACCTGACCCTGCGCGGCGTCGAGGCCCACGCCGGTCCCACGCCGATGCACCTGCGCAAGGACGCCCTGGTCGGCGCCGCCGCCGTGGTCGAGGCGGTCAACCGCACCGCCCTCGCCCACCAGCCCCATGCCTGCGGCACGGTCGGCTGCCTGCAGGCCTATCCAGGCTCACGCAACGTGATCCCCGGCGAAGTGCGCATGACCCTGGACTTCCGTCATCTCGAAGGCGAGCAACTGGACGCGATGATCGCCGAAGTGCGCCAGGTGATCGAGGCCACAACTGCGAAACACGGGCTGAGCTACGAGCTGGTACCCACCGCCGACTTCCCGGCCCTGTACTTCGACAAGGGCTGTGTCGAGGCGGTGCGCGACTCGGCGCGCAACCTGGGCCTGGCGCACATGGACATCGTCAGCGGCGCAGGCCACGACGCGATCTTCCTCGCCGAGCTGGGCCCGGCCGGGATGATCTTCGTGCCCTGCGAAGGCGGCATCAGCCACAACGAAATCGAGAACGCCGCCCCTGGGGATCTCGCGGCCGGTTGCGCGGTGCTGTTGCGGGCGATGCTGGCGGCGTCGGAGGCGATTGCCGGCGGGCGTTTGGCGGCCTAG
- a CDS encoding cysteine hydrolase family protein: MQQVLLIVDVQSTFSPSEKLVDGIRVLSANIPTIASIELHDEQATPFQRQLGWHPAAEDVALVEADKVFIKHGYGQTAETLDYIKQLGVERVLVCGLQTETCVLAAGFALFDAGLTPTLVTDLTMGSSLDRSGQLGIDLWKHHFGHVTTAAEVLAGLRAPRDNP, from the coding sequence ATGCAGCAAGTCCTGCTCATCGTCGATGTGCAATCCACCTTCAGCCCCTCCGAGAAACTGGTGGATGGCATCCGCGTGCTGTCGGCGAACATTCCCACCATCGCCTCGATCGAACTGCACGACGAGCAGGCCACCCCGTTCCAGCGCCAGCTCGGCTGGCACCCGGCCGCTGAGGATGTGGCCCTGGTCGAGGCGGACAAGGTGTTCATCAAGCATGGCTATGGCCAGACCGCCGAGACACTGGACTACATCAAGCAGCTGGGCGTCGAACGCGTGCTCGTGTGCGGGCTGCAGACCGAAACCTGCGTGCTGGCTGCCGGCTTCGCCCTGTTCGATGCAGGCCTGACGCCGACACTGGTCACCGACCTGACCATGGGCTCCTCGCTGGACCGTTCCGGTCAGCTGGGCATCGACCTGTGGAAACACCACTTCGGCCACGTCACCACCGCCGCCGAAGTGCTGGCAGGGCTGCGCGCCCCGCGAGACAACCCATGA